From the genome of Bos javanicus breed banteng chromosome 23, ARS-OSU_banteng_1.0, whole genome shotgun sequence:
CTTACCTATTGTTTGATTAGATGAGGAAATGTATGATAAAGCATGTGGAAAATTATAATGTGTGGCAGAAGTATTGCTAAGTTAGTAGGTTAATGATCATTAAACAAATCatggaaattagagataccaccaTACCATTAAGAAAGTGTTTTCAAACATCAACACCTTGGCTCAGTTGCTGCTTTTACATACTGGAGGCACTGACAGTTGGTTTTTGGTGGCTTACTGATGAagatgagttttttttcttttttttttaaagaacacaaagAGTTTGCACCTGTGGTCAGTTACTACCTTCAGAGGAATCTACCAGTCTTTAGGATGAATCTCTCTCGCATGACTTCAAGAAAAGTCTGGAGAAAATCCCTCACCAAGACTTCaaagaattacaaaaaaatatatagggtTAGCAATTCAAATTATAACCCTCTCCATTATATCTGCAATTaaacaatgtaaagaaaattGTATGGAAACTGTCAAATGTGAACTTTACTCATCTCAGGGACCTGCAGTTTACTTGGCCAACTGGAATTTCAGGGCTCTGTtgatgtatcttttctaattgccAGCTAATCCCAGGCTAATATGATATAAGGTGATCCTGTTTCAGAGACAAGATTAGGACTATTTCATTTTTGCATCTTCTGCCAGGgctattcttccaattttattttggtACATCCATGAATTGCCTTATCACTCCAGATGAGCCCAGTCCTGCTGGTCACTGGGATGAGGATATGTCCATAAAAATCATCTGATTACCATATGTACAACTTGGTTGACAGTATAGAGGGAAAGGACACGGTTAAATGCCGAGTGAAGTGAAACAGGAACAAAGTTAGGGAGACTATCACTTCTACCAGAGAGTCAGTGTTGTGGGTTAATAGCATATCCAAAAAGTTTCCTTTGAAATACCTGACAATGTGTTAGAAAGAACTGCAAGACACTCAGTTCTCCAAGTTCTCTCATATATGAAGATAATTCTGTATTAAATGACCTCACTTATAATTCCAAGTTATGTTTACAGAGCTGAGTTTCATTATCCTAGCCAACAGATAATATTCATAATCTTGCTGATATGGatagaatgaaaattttaaaacaagatcCTGCATAAAAAGgtctatttaataataaatttattttaaaagacactggctTTATTGGGTTATTACTatgatggttttaaaatattgttctgGACTAGTAGGCAGGAGCCCCAGCTCTCCCTGTGACTCCTATGGAAACTTGGAAAAGTCATAGCCACTGTGGGTATATCTGTTCAATTGTAAAATGAGGATTTGGACcagatattatattattttaataaagttgaGAGGCATTTCTTCAAATGTATTTCCTGTGATTTCTacagggtttgtgtgtgtgtgtgtgtgatagttgTTTTGTTCTTCCCTTGTCTGTTTTTTGGTGGGGAGCCTGGTTGGGGGGTATATAGATTAAAAAAGTTGCCAGGGTGGTACTTTAGAAAAAAGTCATATTCACACTGTTCAATGCAGACAAAATGGACTTCCCTAAGAATCCACAGGCCTCACAGGATAGCTAGATTTCATGAGGCATCTTTCAGCTGATTAGAATTAGAAAATACAATTCATATTTTAACTGCATAGTATTCTCTTGAAATGGAATATTTTGGTAGCAGCACATACGTAAACCTCTACAATTTTAGGTatagtatgtgtgtatttttctggACTTACACTAATGAGAAGCAGAGTGAAACTGTCCAGAAGTATTTGTATAAAAACATAAGGAAAGACCATCTAGAATTTAAAGTTTTGCACAGACAAGCCATTAATCATCATAATAATAACCTGTGTTATACACAATAGAATTTAGCATGTTGACATGTTATTATTGTGTACTATTTTATAAGTGCATGTCCTGTCATCTCCCAAAGGTGAGGAGAGAAACTTATTATATGGCTTCTTACAGAACATAAGTGAAGATTCCATAAAGTTAAGCTTACTAAAGCTTATTAAAATGGTCTGAATCTTTCAGCTTCTACCTCCTGAAACTCCTGCCCATAAGACTCATTAAAAAATAGCACCTAAGTCTAATGATAAGgtcaagggaggaagggagataaAATCTTCCACAATGAAGTGAAGGACAAGCAGAAAAActtaaaaaggagaagaagaaaatgaagaagctcATCTCTAAGGAACCAGCTCTTCCTTCATATATACAAACGCCTGTACATTACCATTCCTTTGGGCCTCCCCAGATTTCTGCTCCTGACAGGTCTTCTTGGGATGAAGCTGGATAGTCAATGACTCATGTGGCCTTCTCAAGGGGGCCAACTTGTCCAAAAGTGCGTCCTGTCTTTCTGAATTGCCTGGAACCTGGGAAAAATGAAGTATGTTTGGTGCAACCACAAAATCACAAAAAGTAGATTTtgtgaaagaacagaaagaacttCAGAGCTAGATCAGAAGAAATGTGCCAGGAACCAGGGCCACAGAAAAGAGGACAAATTATCATTTAACTGCAAATGGCAATAATGACTAAAAACGAGACAGAGGCTAATCTACACTTCAGGACACTGGAGAGTAAAATTCAGTGTCTCTAACAGTGATCTGCAGAGGCCCAGAATCATAGTCTTGGGACTTGAGATACCTTAAATATCATTGAACTCAACTTCCACCAAATGGGGGCATTCCTTCTAaaactaggagaaggaaatggcaacccactccagtactcttgcctggaaaatcccatggatggaggagcctggttggctacagtccatggggtcgcgaagagtcggacacgactgagtgacttcactttcacttttcactctcatgcattggagaaggaaatggaaacccactccagtgttcttgcctggagaatcccagggagagaggagcctggtgggctgctgtctgtggggttgcacaggatcggacacgactgaagcaacttagcagcagcagcagcttctataACTGTGTGGTCCAGGATGATAGCCACTAGTCAAATGTGGTTACTGAGCACCTGAAATATAGCTAATACAAATTgagatatataaaatacatacaaattttgaaaactgaaaaaaaagaatgtaaaatacctCATGTTTAATATTGATTGCATGATTACATATTTTTGGTAAATATATTTCACAAATGTGGGtactaaaaatttaaattacatatatgcTCATATTTAATTAccatatattaaatgtatatttaattataGGTATTAAATGTGAATGGGTCACAGACAGTGCTGTTCTGCAATATCCTTGTTATCTACTTGAACCCCTCCTCGAAGGGGAGTTTTTTATTACAAGGTAGCCTATTttatgtatgtgctgtgcttagtcgctcagtcatgttccactgtttgctaccccgtggactgtagcccaccaggcatctctgtccatggggattctccaggcaagaatactggagtgggttgccatgccatcctccagagaatcttcccaactcagggactgaacccaggtctctcctgcattgcaggcagattctttaccatctgagccaccagggaagcattttgTGTATAGGTAACCATGAATATTAgaaaattctttgttttcctctgacaCCTATTTGCCTTCCTATAGCTTCTCACTGATCCTAGCCTTCCAAACTGACAGAATTGGCCTAGTGTCTCTTTTTACTCAGTCACACTTTAGTTATTTGACACGGGTAGTGCCAGTCCCTAAGCCTTGTTCTTCCCTAGggtaacatattaaaatattttcaggtatTCTTGCATATGCCTTTTGCCTCCGCTGGGTGCATATACCCTGAATACTCATAGGCAAATGATTACCGCCTTCCCACCTGCTTTCGAGGTTCATCAAGCTCTCTCTCCAGATCCTCCAGCACAATCACCGCCTCCTCTCCAGTCTCCGGATGGTGTGCCTGCACCCATGCTTGCAGGTCCCTGGGGAGAATGCTCAGGAATTGTTCAAGCACCAGCAGGTCTAAAATCTGCTCTTTTGTGTGGCATTCTGGCCTCAGCCACTGGCGGCAAAGGTCCCAGAGCTGGGTAAGAGCTTCACGGGGTCCAGGTGCATCCCGATAGCAGAGCTTCCTGAAGTGCTGCCTGAAGAGTTCCCTTCTGTGAGGACTGGACTTTTGTGAGATGGAGTCCTGTCCCCTGTAATGGTCTTCTGCTTTAACTATTAGAAGTCTTTTTTGTTCTTCAAGTTCCAGAAATGTGGTCATTCTGGGCTGTTTTTCAGGAGATTAATCCTCTATCTGGGACTGAGTCAAGGGGAATCTCTCAGAATCTTGTCTCAGAGAAAAACCTATTGCCATAGAGAAATGACAATAACTGCTGTGAACACAAACACTAATAAAAGGAAGCTACCAGAGCTGAGTAAACaatctgttgctcagtcatgtccgactcttttcaaccccatggactgtagcccaccaggctcttctgtccatgagattctccgggcaagaatactggagtgggttgccattcccttctccaggggatcttccctaccaaaggattgaacctggatctcctgcattgcaggcaaattctttaccgtctgagccaccagagaagcccaaacagTCTGATATGAGGCTGTAAATAAGAACACTGAAGCAGGAGCATGAATTTGAATCTGGGCTGTTGTGTAATTTAAAGCAAGTTACTagatcctcatctgtaaaaattctCAGGTTTCTCATAGGGTTGATGTGTAAACAAGTAGGCAAAGCCCTTGGCCTGGCAGCAAGCATTGAGTAAACGCTGAGTATTTGTTAAGAGGCTTTTTCATTCCACAACCTGAGGTGGACCGGTCCGTAGGATTCAGTGGTTGTGGGGGTACATGCTCCAATTTAGGAAGAGGGTTATAAGAGTACCCTCGCAGAGCAGCTCACAATCAGTGTTCCCCTTTAGCTCCGTCCTCCGGGCATGTAAGCCCTAGTCCTCCCTCGTAGCTGTTTGAAGAGGCAGCCTGGAAGGGGGAGGTGTAGGGAGGGGGTTGCTGCCTACAACTGTGCCCTGTCCCCTCCTCAGGAGCCGGGAGAGACTCACCTCACGCCTGGAGAACAGCTAGCGTTCTTTGGGGCGGCACGAACAAAGACTGACTGACCAATCGACGCTCCGCTGCTTTCAGCCAGGCACTTCCGGGCCGCTCTAGGAA
Proteins encoded in this window:
- the ZSCAN16 gene encoding zinc finger and SCAN domain-containing protein 16 isoform X1; this encodes MTTFLELEEQKRLLIVKAEDHYRGQDSISQKSSPHRRELFRQHFRKLCYRDAPGPREALTQLWDLCRQWLRPECHTKEQILDLLVLEQFLSILPRDLQAWVQAHHPETGEEAVIVLEDLERELDEPRKQVPGNSERQDALLDKLAPLRRPHESLTIQLHPKKTCQEQKSGEAQRNGDETKTNTEELSQKEDKSKDMEFFGKINDRLNKDILQYPESKDAFESEGIFKWQQRKRRCYKCDDCGKSFSHSSDLSKHRRTHTGEKPYKCDECGKSFIQRSHLIGHHRVHSGVKPYKCKECGKDFSGRTGLIQHQRIHTGEKPYECDECGRPFRVSSALIRHQRIHTANKLY
- the ZSCAN16 gene encoding zinc finger and SCAN domain-containing protein 16 isoform X2; protein product: MTTFLELEEQKRLLIVKAEDHYRGQDSISQKSSPHRRELFRQHFRKLCYRDAPGPREALTQLWDLCRQWLRPECHTKEQILDLLVLEQFLSILPRDLQAWVQAHHPETGEEAVIVLEDLERELDEPRKQVPGNSERQDALLDKLAPLRRPHESLTIQLHPKKTCQEQKSGEAQRNGNQE